A single region of the Streptomyces virginiae genome encodes:
- a CDS encoding NADH-quinone oxidoreductase subunit A, whose translation MPEPTVSTVTVLAADYFRSYSVVGLLAALGVLFVAVAFGAGRLLRPVVPTPEKLLTYECGVDPVGEGWAHTQVRYYVYAFLYVIFAVDSIFLFPWATVFAAAGYGATTLVEMFIFLGFLAVGLLYAYKKGVLEWT comes from the coding sequence GTGCCTGAACCAACGGTATCGACCGTAACCGTGCTCGCGGCGGACTACTTCCGGAGTTATTCGGTCGTAGGTCTACTGGCCGCCCTCGGTGTGCTTTTCGTGGCCGTCGCCTTCGGCGCGGGCCGCCTGCTGCGGCCCGTCGTCCCGACCCCCGAGAAGCTGCTGACCTACGAATGCGGTGTGGACCCGGTCGGCGAGGGCTGGGCGCACACCCAGGTCCGCTACTACGTCTACGCGTTCCTCTACGTCATCTTCGCCGTCGACTCGATCTTCCTGTTCCCGTGGGCGACGGTGTTCGCCGCCGCCGGTTACGGCGCCACGACCCTGGTGGAGATGTTCATCTTCCTGGGCTTCCTGGCCGTCGGCCTGCTCTATGCGTACAAGAAGGGCGTCCTCGAATGGACGTGA
- a CDS encoding NADH-quinone oxidoreductase subunit B — protein sequence MDVTPAVTPTEGVLLPEPKRLGVLSRLAPEPMKVVLNWGRRYSLWVFNFGLACCAIEFIAASMARHDFIRLGVIPFAPGPRQADLMIVSGTVTDKMAPAVKRLYEQMPEPKYVISFGACSNCGGPYWDSYSVTKGVDQIIPVDVYVPGCPPRPEALLQGILKLQEKIARESLAERYAVGPSVAQLTSGLVTPPPAPAQGAGA from the coding sequence ATGGACGTGACACCGGCTGTGACGCCGACCGAGGGCGTGCTGCTCCCGGAGCCCAAGCGCCTCGGAGTCCTCTCCCGCCTGGCCCCGGAACCGATGAAGGTGGTCCTGAACTGGGGCCGCCGGTACAGCCTGTGGGTCTTCAACTTCGGCCTGGCCTGCTGCGCGATCGAGTTCATCGCCGCGTCCATGGCCCGGCACGACTTCATCCGGCTGGGTGTGATCCCCTTCGCGCCGGGGCCGCGTCAGGCCGACCTGATGATCGTCTCGGGCACCGTCACCGACAAGATGGCCCCGGCCGTGAAGCGGCTCTACGAGCAGATGCCGGAGCCGAAGTACGTCATCTCCTTCGGCGCCTGCTCCAACTGCGGCGGCCCGTACTGGGACTCGTACTCCGTGACCAAGGGCGTCGACCAGATCATCCCGGTCGACGTCTACGTGCCCGGCTGCCCGCCGCGTCCCGAAGCCCTTCTCCAGGGCATCCTCAAGCTCCAGGAGAAGATCGCCCGCGAGTCGCTGGCCGAGCGCTACGCCGTCGGGCCGTCCGTGGCCCAGCTGACCAGCGGCCTGGTCACGCCCCCGCCGGCACCCGCGCAGGGGGCGGGCGCGTGA
- a CDS encoding NADH-quinone oxidoreductase subunit C has translation MNLYDSLPDAAPTVFGAEAVAEFSYDVLTVDVPVGSWISALEIARDKLGCTYFDWLSAVDEPGTGFRICAHVASLENHRVRRLLLRTTVPHSAASLPSAVAVYAGAEWHERETFEMFGVTFTDHPHLVPLLLPENFEGHPLRKDFVLAARVAKAWPGAKEPGEAHDPDAPKRRQMLPPGVPDPNDWGPMKGQLPPAPARPARTARAAGAAGAAARTPREGAPVRRTRSVTEGSATQPPADAATGAAEEAPPRPPRRTRSVSEGSASQSTPAVAAPEESAEAAPRPPRRTRSVADGSASQTPAPAAPDSGESEAPPRRPAPRSSDAPWHDPKPAFEEPKAPAKPRPETPPETSPESDATSGSDPRTTPTTDPTPDPDNGGDA, from the coding sequence GTGAACCTCTACGACTCCCTCCCCGACGCGGCGCCGACGGTCTTCGGAGCCGAGGCCGTCGCCGAGTTCTCGTACGACGTCCTCACGGTGGACGTGCCCGTCGGCAGCTGGATCTCCGCCCTCGAAATCGCCCGGGACAAGCTGGGCTGCACCTACTTCGACTGGCTGAGCGCGGTGGACGAGCCCGGCACCGGCTTCCGGATCTGCGCGCACGTCGCGTCGTTGGAGAACCACCGGGTCCGCCGACTGCTGCTGCGCACGACCGTCCCGCACAGCGCCGCCTCCCTCCCGTCCGCGGTCGCCGTCTACGCCGGCGCGGAATGGCACGAGCGCGAGACCTTCGAGATGTTCGGCGTGACCTTCACCGACCACCCGCACCTCGTCCCGCTCCTCCTCCCCGAGAACTTCGAGGGACACCCGCTGCGCAAGGACTTCGTCCTGGCCGCGCGCGTCGCCAAGGCCTGGCCCGGTGCCAAGGAGCCCGGCGAGGCCCACGACCCGGACGCGCCCAAGCGCCGCCAGATGCTCCCGCCGGGCGTACCGGACCCCAACGACTGGGGCCCGATGAAGGGCCAGCTCCCGCCGGCCCCGGCCCGTCCGGCCCGCACCGCGCGTGCGGCCGGCGCGGCGGGCGCCGCCGCGCGTACCCCGCGCGAGGGTGCTCCGGTCCGCCGTACCCGCTCGGTCACCGAGGGCTCGGCCACCCAGCCCCCGGCCGACGCGGCCACCGGGGCGGCGGAGGAGGCTCCGCCTCGCCCGCCGCGCCGTACCCGCTCGGTGTCGGAGGGCTCGGCGAGCCAGTCGACCCCGGCCGTGGCGGCTCCGGAGGAATCGGCGGAAGCCGCGCCTCGCCCGCCGCGCCGTACCCGTTCGGTCGCCGACGGCTCGGCGAGCCAGACCCCGGCCCCGGCCGCCCCGGACTCCGGGGAGAGCGAGGCGCCGCCGCGCCGCCCCGCCCCGCGCAGCTCGGACGCCCCCTGGCACGATCCGAAGCCTGCCTTCGAGGAGCCGAAGGCTCCGGCGAAGCCGCGACCGGAGACACCTCCGGAGACCTCACCGGAGTCGGACGCGACCTCGGGGTCCGACCCCAGGACCACCCCGACCACCGACCCCACCCCCGACCCCGACAACGGAGGCGACGCGTGA